A genomic window from Silene latifolia isolate original U9 population chromosome Y, ASM4854445v1, whole genome shotgun sequence includes:
- the LOC141630899 gene encoding uncharacterized protein LOC141630899, with amino-acid sequence MSGLFDAANLVNVSHFSKGVNDELPHSHMKNSDIDDLSMGCSYNDDSDKLYGDESHNESNKPSKGNNIEEEAKYKRLFEAVNEELYEGYQTFSKLSFILHLFHIKCMFHWSNDSFNKLIELLLEAFPKSENSRHLITKGKKLINNFGLGYEKIHACPSNCVLYWGEFSEKEECHVCHTSRWKTSNGEGKAKKGEGAKVMRYFPLIPRLQRIYNSPKTAEDMRWHHKDCVKDGKLRHPTDALAWEQFDSRYPEFVSDPRSVRLELATDGFNPNRLMNTTYSTWPVILIPYNLPPWLCMKPSSFILSCIIPGKSSPGIDIDVFLQPLLYELELLWNAVDAFDAYEGKEFKLRASLHSTINDFPAYAMLSGWSTIGYDACPCCTHSTNSGRFGCKICYVGHRQWLDEDHTYRSLGSLFDGTTEYGSAPICATESDVLRQQEGIDYIYGKSKKRRKRKNRARKVGESTNVLINSDDDNNDNLWNKKSVFFKLPNGGKYMPPASYSMSSEEKDRFLKVLQKVRVPDGYGSNISRCVNMKQRRLINLKSHDNHVLMQDILPIELRASKSTKIIDLLGDLSSFFKSLCSPTLDSNELNALQSKIIRVLC; translated from the coding sequence ATGAGTGGTCTATTCGATGCAGCTAATTTGGTTAACGTTTCACACTTTTCTAAAGGGGTTAATGATGAACTTCCTCACTCACACATGAAAAATAGCGATATTGATGACCTATCTATGGGATGTAGTTATAATGATGATTCAGATAAGTTATATGGTGATGAATCTCATAATGAATCTAATAAACCATCAAAAGGAAACAACATTGAGGAAGAGGCAAAGTATAAAAGATTGTTTGAGGCTGTAAATGAAGAACTTTATGAAGGATATCAAACTTTCTCAAAATTGTCCTTTATTTTACACTTGTTTCATATTAAGTGTATGTTTCATTGGTCCAATGATTCATTCAATAAATTAATTGAACTTCTACTCGAAGCATTTCCCAAATCAGAGAATTCCCGTCATCTTATTACGAAGGGGAAAAAGTTAATTAATAACTTTGGCCTTGGATATGAAAAAATTCATGCATGTCCAAGTAACTGCGTGCTATATTGGGGGGAATTTTCAGAAAAGGAGGAGTGTCATGTTTGCCACACATCAAGATGGAAAACAAGTAATGGTGAAGGTAAAGCAAAGAAAGGTGAAGGAGCTAAGGTGATGAGATATTTTCCCCTCATTCCTAGGCTTCAAAGAATATACAACTCACCAAAAACAGCAGAAGACATGAGATGGCATCATAAAGATTGTGTAAAAGATGGAAAACTAAGACACCCGACAGATGCTTTAGCTTGGGAACAATTTGATTCTCGTTATCCTGAATTTGTATCTGATCCTCGCAGTGTTAGGTTAGAACTAGCTACTGATGGGTTTAATCCAAATCGTTTGATGAATACTACGTACAGCACATGGCCTGTTATTCTAATACCCTACAACTTGCCACCTTGGTTGTGCATGAAACCATCGTCATTTATATTGTCATGCATAATTCCTGGAAAATCCAGTCCTGGTATTGATATCGATGTGTTTTTGCAGCCCCTATTATATGAATTAGAATTGCTATGGAATGCTGTTGATGCTTTTGATGCTTATGAGGGGAAAGAATTTAAGTTGCGAGCATCTTTACATAGTACTATTAATGATTTTCCTGCTTATGCCATGTTATCGGGATGGAGTACAATAGGCTATGATGCTTGTCCTTGTTGCACTCATTCAACAAACTCTGGTAGGTTTGGGTGTAAGATTTGTTATGTTGGACATAGGCAATGGTTAGATGAGGACCATACTTATCGTTCTCTGGGAAGTTTGTTTGATGGGACTACAGAGTATGGTAGTGCTCCAATTTGTGCTACTGAGTCTGATGTTTTGAGACAACAAGAAGGGATTGATTATATTTATGGCAAGTCTAAAAAACGTCGAAAGAGGAAAAATAGAGCTAGAAAAGTAGGCGAGTCAACTAATGTCCTCATTAACAGTGACGATGACAATAATGATAATTTATGGAACAAAAAGAGTGTGTTTTTCAAGTTGCCTAACGGGGGAAAATACATGCCTCCAGCTTCCTACTCCATGTCCAGCGAGGAAAAAGACAGATTTTTAAAAGTCTTGCAAAAAGTTAGAGTTCCGGATGGGTACGGATCAAACATTTCTAGATGCGTGAATATGAAACAACGAAGACTAATTAATCTTAAGAGCCATGACAATCATGTTTTAATGCAAGATATCCTGCCCATAGAATTAAGAGCATCCAAGTCCACAAAAATTATCGACTTGCTTGGGGACTTGTCTTCTTTTTTCAAATCTTTGTGTTCTCCAACTCTTGATTCCAACGAGTTAAATGCTCTTCAATCAAAAATTATCCGTGTACTCTGTTAA